One part of the Candidatus Melainabacteria bacterium genome encodes these proteins:
- the tgt gene encoding tRNA guanosine(34) transglycosylase Tgt encodes MTMKFTLEKSDSTYSARAGKLELSHSEVPTPVFMPVGTNSTVKTLTMDQLKSTNAEILLANSYHLYLRPGVDVIEKAGGLHNWSNWHKPILTDSGGFQIFSHGRFGKSKITNDGVFFKDPYSGKEHFINPEEAINIQNKLGADIIMAFDDCTTYPCTQEELEMSLERTHAWAIRSKQAHKKKDLQSLFLIVQGGTNETLRQKSIDFISNLNPEGIAIGGVSVGEEKEDIYRIIAYTLKNLPKDKPRYLMGIGTPEDLIYGILCGADMFDCVMPTRIARHGTFYTNEGRKIIKNAEFISDFSSLDKDCNCYSCTNHTKAYIRHLLKANEPTGPTLLSIHNICFVINLVEKIRKSIIDNTLNQFLNECKLTPHKMIKRYLSPL; translated from the coding sequence ATGACAATGAAGTTTACACTAGAAAAATCAGATTCTACTTACAGTGCCAGAGCTGGCAAACTAGAACTGTCTCACAGTGAAGTACCAACACCAGTCTTTATGCCTGTAGGTACAAATTCAACTGTAAAAACTTTAACAATGGATCAGCTTAAATCAACAAATGCAGAAATTCTTTTAGCTAATTCATATCATCTTTATTTAAGACCTGGTGTAGATGTAATTGAAAAAGCAGGTGGATTACACAATTGGTCAAATTGGCACAAGCCAATTTTAACTGACTCAGGTGGATTTCAAATCTTTAGCCATGGAAGATTTGGAAAAAGTAAAATTACTAATGATGGTGTTTTTTTTAAAGACCCTTACAGTGGCAAAGAACATTTTATAAACCCTGAAGAAGCAATTAACATTCAAAACAAACTTGGTGCAGATATAATAATGGCTTTTGATGATTGTACTACTTATCCATGTACTCAAGAAGAACTTGAAATGTCTTTAGAAAGAACTCATGCTTGGGCTATAAGATCCAAGCAAGCACATAAAAAGAAAGATTTACAATCGCTATTTTTAATCGTGCAAGGTGGAACTAATGAAACTTTAAGACAAAAAAGTATTGATTTTATATCAAACTTAAATCCTGAAGGGATTGCAATTGGTGGAGTGAGTGTAGGGGAAGAAAAAGAAGATATTTATAGAATTATTGCTTATACATTAAAAAACTTACCAAAGGATAAACCTAGATATCTAATGGGCATAGGAACTCCTGAAGATTTAATATATGGGATTCTTTGTGGTGCTGATATGTTTGACTGTGTAATGCCAACAAGAATTGCTAGACATGGTACATTTTATACAAATGAAGGAAGAAAAATAATTAAAAATGCAGAGTTTATTTCAGATTTTTCAAGCTTAGATAAAGACTGCAATTGCTATAGTTGCACAAATCATACAAAAGCATACATACGCCACTTACTTAAAGCTAACGAACCAACAGGTCCAACACTTTTAAGTATCCACAATATCTGTTTTGTAATTAATTTGGTTGAAAAAATTAGAAAATCTATCATAGATAACACATTAAATCAATTTTTAAATGAATGTAAACTAACACCTCATAAAATGATAAAAAGATATTTGTCACCTTTATAA
- the argF gene encoding ornithine carbamoyltransferase, translating into MKSIKTKKQDFISITDLSGTTLHEILNLTKKLKAKPLLKSKSLLNKSIALIFAKPSLRTRVSFEVGIHQLGGNVITIKMDEISVGIRENVEDIANVLSRYVSAIVIRTHEHKQVIDLGKYSTVPIINALSNDEHPCQVISDLFTIYEIFKRFQGLKLAYIGDGNNVAQSLLIGCALANINISIASPINYFPQKYFLKIAKKINPKIKIEFTENPKLAAKNANILYTDVWTSMGQEKEYQKRKKIFSPYQINDELLTYADKKAIVLHCLPAHKGQEITNSVFNKFSEVIYEQAENRLHTQKAVLLKILNAI; encoded by the coding sequence ATGAAAAGTATTAAAACAAAAAAGCAAGATTTTATAAGCATTACAGATTTATCTGGTACTACTTTACATGAAATTTTAAATTTGACAAAAAAATTAAAAGCAAAGCCTTTATTAAAATCAAAATCATTATTGAATAAAAGTATTGCATTGATTTTTGCAAAACCTAGTTTAAGAACAAGAGTAAGCTTTGAAGTTGGAATACACCAACTAGGTGGAAATGTAATCACTATAAAAATGGATGAAATTAGTGTTGGAATTAGAGAAAATGTAGAAGACATTGCTAATGTACTTAGCAGATATGTTAGCGCAATAGTAATTAGAACTCATGAACATAAGCAAGTAATAGATTTAGGTAAATATTCAACTGTCCCAATAATTAATGCCTTAAGTAATGATGAACATCCTTGTCAAGTAATTTCTGATCTTTTTACAATTTATGAAATATTTAAAAGATTCCAAGGCTTAAAGCTAGCTTATATAGGAGATGGAAATAATGTAGCTCAAAGTTTACTTATTGGATGTGCATTAGCAAATATCAATATTTCTATTGCTTCACCAATTAATTACTTCCCACAAAAATACTTTTTAAAAATTGCAAAAAAAATAAATCCTAAAATAAAAATTGAATTTACAGAAAATCCAAAATTAGCAGCAAAAAATGCAAACATTTTATACACTGATGTATGGACAAGCATGGGACAAGAAAAAGAATATCAAAAACGAAAAAAAATATTTAGCCCATATCAAATTAATGATGAGCTTTTAACTTATGCTGATAAAAAAGCAATAGTTTTGCATTGTTTACCAGCACATAAAGGGCAAGAAATAACAAATAGTGTTTTTAATAAATTCTCAGAAGTAATTTATGAGCAGGCTGAAAACAGACTTCATACTCAAAAAGCAGTACTATTAAAAATTCTTAACGCAATATAA
- a CDS encoding N-acetylmuramic acid 6-phosphate etherase — MKDKNNLDLMSIKQLVELFLKEEQKTINILKKQKSSIVKAINLIKEKTGRVIYIGAGTSGRLGILDAAECKPTFSTNTFQAIIAGGKRAIFQAKEGAEDSTKNAIQDLKKIKFLKNDVLIGISASGETPYTVSAMKKAKKIKATTIAITSNPNSTLSKTANAAISPNIHQEIISDSSRLKSGTAQKIILNMISSITMIKRGKVYNNLMIDVQPRNKKLVNRAIRIISNICKVPLNKATTLFKKSKSNTKAAIVMHFKKCDLQKAKLLLKKSNPNLRKLIG, encoded by the coding sequence ATGAAAGATAAAAACAATTTAGATTTAATGAGTATAAAACAATTGGTAGAACTCTTCTTAAAAGAAGAACAAAAAACAATCAACATATTAAAAAAACAAAAATCAAGCATTGTTAAAGCAATAAATTTGATAAAGGAAAAGACCGGAAGAGTAATTTATATAGGAGCAGGAACAAGTGGGAGACTTGGAATTTTAGATGCTGCTGAATGTAAGCCTACTTTTAGCACTAATACATTTCAAGCAATAATTGCAGGTGGTAAAAGAGCGATCTTTCAAGCAAAAGAAGGAGCAGAGGATAGCACAAAAAATGCAATTCAAGATTTAAAAAAAATTAAGTTTTTAAAAAATGATGTATTAATTGGAATCTCTGCTAGTGGAGAAACACCATATACAGTTAGTGCAATGAAAAAAGCAAAAAAAATTAAAGCAACTACAATTGCAATAACTTCAAATCCAAATTCAACACTCTCAAAAACTGCTAATGCAGCTATCTCGCCAAATATACACCAAGAAATAATCTCAGATTCAAGCCGCTTAAAGTCTGGCACAGCACAAAAAATTATTTTAAATATGATTAGTTCAATCACTATGATAAAACGTGGAAAAGTTTACAATAACTTAATGATTGATGTTCAGCCTAGAAATAAAAAACTAGTTAATCGTGCAATCAGGATTATCTCTAATATTTGTAAAGTACCGCTTAACAAAGCTACTACTTTATTTAAAAAATCAAAAAGCAACACAAAAGCAGCAATAGTAATGCATTTCAAGAAATGTGACTTACAAAAAGCAAAACTATTATTAAAAAAATCAAATCCCAATCTTAGAAAATTAATTGGTTAA
- the rsmH gene encoding 16S rRNA (cytosine(1402)-N(4))-methyltransferase RsmH, with protein MHVPVLLNEVINFLNIKKGRVYVDCTVGTGGHSLEILKRLNDSGKLIGIEQDENILNIAKERLKHFDNCYLFHSNFLELKNILNSLNTDKIDGGVLLDLGTSSLQFDDPKRGFSIKYNSILDMRMNQNQSLTAYQVINTYRENKLADIIYNYGEERYARKIARSIIKCREKYGSIKTTNELTKLILQCFSTKERFKTHPATKTFQAIRIEVNKELINLEKFLCFIPELLLPGSRLTVISFHSLEDRIVKKFIKNNNELIPLTKKPITPSDSEIEKNPRSRSAKLRAAEKQPNAPISISKKSNAWFSCIKHTL; from the coding sequence ATGCATGTTCCAGTACTACTTAATGAAGTTATTAACTTTTTAAATATAAAAAAAGGAAGAGTATATGTTGATTGCACAGTTGGTACGGGAGGTCATAGTCTTGAAATACTAAAAAGGTTAAACGATAGTGGAAAATTAATAGGAATAGAACAAGATGAAAACATATTAAATATTGCTAAGGAAAGATTAAAACATTTTGATAATTGTTATCTTTTCCATTCAAACTTTTTAGAATTAAAAAATATTCTTAATAGTTTGAATACAGATAAGATTGATGGAGGAGTTCTTCTAGACCTTGGTACAAGCTCATTACAATTTGATGATCCAAAGAGAGGATTTAGCATTAAGTACAATAGCATTCTTGATATGAGAATGAATCAAAACCAGTCTTTAACTGCTTATCAGGTAATTAATACCTATAGAGAAAATAAGTTAGCAGATATTATATATAACTATGGTGAAGAAAGATATGCACGGAAAATAGCAAGATCTATTATCAAATGTAGAGAAAAATATGGGTCTATTAAAACTACAAATGAGCTAACAAAGTTAATATTGCAATGTTTTAGTACAAAAGAACGTTTTAAGACTCATCCTGCTACAAAAACTTTTCAAGCTATTAGAATTGAGGTCAATAAAGAACTCATAAATCTTGAGAAATTTCTTTGTTTTATTCCGGAACTACTCTTGCCTGGAAGCCGACTTACAGTGATATCTTTTCATTCATTAGAGGATAGAATAGTAAAAAAATTTATTAAAAATAATAATGAGTTAATTCCTCTAACTAAAAAACCAATAACTCCATCTGATAGTGAAATAGAAAAGAACCCACGATCAAGAAGTGCTAAATTAAGAGCAGCTGAAAAACAACCAAATGCCCCAATATCAATTTCAAAAAAATCAAATGCTTGGTTCTCTTGTATTAAACACACCTTATAG
- a CDS encoding penicillin-binding protein 2, translating to MRLGYKLRFQIWQCLLLLIFILVWIQLFKLQILKSSGLISEAKKQFFKQQIFLRGDVRDRNGILLALDLITYDLYNNIRNLSSIPEEKITELANLLKVNPTELKIKLNQKIDTKMFSGISENIANKIQKENLRFVYTRPKVTRAYPHKRMASHLIGFVNNDHKGQHGVEHFHENLITKISNNKSYLFPKGTDIILTIDSALQEFAEEELNKAIVKSRAERGAIIVLSPKSGEVFAWAVYPNFDPNQFYKEKAIKNWSITDIYQPGSTFKIVTVSSALESMTIQKESIFYDPGSITVEKRIIRNHHKNKPQQINLLELFKQSSNVASAQVGLSMRPYIFYNSIKNFMIGKKTNVDLTGESEGLLLDYKKWKKIDLATTAFGQGAVSVTPLQLACAVAAISNHGTWTQPHVLKGTWNNDYKLINPSPYNIKSKQIISQEIADYISALLKQSVKENLKSMSYLGGDVPNYEVAGKTGTAQKIRPDGKGYWAGHTVASFIGYLPADNPEILALVVIDDPKTGGGWGNTVCGPIFNSITKMAVKRIIEN from the coding sequence ATGAGATTAGGATATAAACTTAGATTTCAAATATGGCAATGTCTTTTATTATTAATTTTTATACTTGTCTGGATACAGCTATTCAAATTACAAATATTAAAATCATCAGGACTAATATCAGAAGCTAAAAAGCAATTTTTTAAACAACAAATTTTTCTAAGAGGAGATGTTAGAGATAGAAACGGAATCTTACTGGCATTAGACTTGATTACCTATGACTTATATAACAATATACGAAATTTAAGCTCTATACCAGAAGAAAAAATCACAGAACTAGCAAATTTACTTAAGGTCAATCCTACTGAATTAAAAATAAAATTAAATCAGAAAATTGACACAAAAATGTTTTCAGGAATCAGTGAAAATATTGCAAATAAAATTCAAAAAGAAAACTTAAGGTTTGTATACACAAGACCTAAAGTAACCAGAGCATATCCACATAAAAGAATGGCTTCTCATTTAATTGGCTTTGTAAACAATGACCATAAAGGACAACATGGGGTTGAACATTTTCATGAAAACCTAATAACAAAAATATCTAATAATAAATCATACTTATTCCCCAAAGGAACTGATATTATACTTACCATAGATTCAGCTTTACAAGAATTTGCGGAAGAAGAATTAAATAAGGCTATTGTAAAATCCAGAGCTGAACGTGGAGCAATTATAGTTTTGTCACCAAAAAGTGGAGAAGTTTTTGCATGGGCTGTTTATCCTAATTTTGATCCAAATCAATTTTATAAAGAGAAGGCTATTAAAAACTGGTCAATAACTGACATTTATCAACCTGGGTCAACTTTTAAGATTGTTACTGTTTCCAGTGCATTAGAAAGTATGACTATTCAAAAAGAATCCATATTTTATGATCCAGGAAGCATTACGGTTGAAAAAAGGATTATTAGAAATCATCATAAAAATAAACCTCAACAAATTAACTTGCTTGAGCTGTTCAAACAATCAAGCAATGTAGCAAGTGCTCAAGTTGGACTTTCAATGAGACCTTATATCTTTTATAACTCAATTAAGAATTTTATGATAGGTAAAAAGACAAATGTTGACCTTACTGGAGAATCTGAAGGCTTGCTACTAGATTATAAAAAATGGAAAAAAATTGATTTGGCTACAACAGCATTTGGTCAAGGTGCGGTTTCAGTAACACCATTACAACTAGCTTGTGCAGTAGCTGCAATTTCTAACCATGGCACTTGGACTCAGCCTCATGTACTAAAAGGCACATGGAATAATGATTACAAGCTTATTAATCCAAGCCCATATAATATTAAAAGCAAACAAATAATTTCACAAGAGATTGCAGATTATATTTCAGCACTTTTAAAACAAAGTGTAAAAGAAAATTTAAAATCAATGTCTTATCTTGGAGGAGATGTACCTAATTATGAAGTAGCAGGAAAAACAGGAACCGCTCAAAAAATTAGACCTGATGGAAAAGGATATTGGGCTGGCCACACTGTAGCTTCATTTATTGGCTATCTCCCTGCAGATAATCCTGAGATTTTAGCACTTGTAGTAATTGATGATCCAAAAACTGGTGGGGGTTGGGGAAATACTGTCTGTGGACCAATTTTTAATAGCATTACAAAGATGGCGGTAAAGAGGATAATTGAGAATTGA
- a CDS encoding ORF6N domain-containing protein: MSTALIPIETIETRIFLLRSKKVMMDKDLAELYKVKPIALRQQVKRNKERFPEDFMFQLTKEEVGNMVSQNVIPPKQSLGGHLPYAFTEQGIAMLSTVLNSKRAIQVNIQIMRTFTKLREMIENHKDLKIKIENMEKKYDAQFQIVFEAIKKLIEPEIKPRRKIGFYVADEEIKNLKNFKGVKFYDR; this comes from the coding sequence ATGAGCACAGCATTAATCCCAATAGAAACAATTGAAACAAGGATATTTCTTCTACGTAGCAAAAAGGTGATGATGGATAAAGATCTGGCTGAGCTTTATAAAGTTAAACCTATAGCCCTGAGACAACAAGTTAAAAGAAATAAGGAAAGATTTCCAGAAGATTTTATGTTTCAGCTAACAAAAGAAGAAGTAGGAAACATGGTATCACAAAATGTGATACCTCCAAAACAGAGCTTAGGAGGACATTTGCCATATGCTTTTACTGAACAAGGCATTGCAATGTTATCAACAGTTTTGAATAGTAAAAGAGCTATACAAGTAAATATTCAAATCATGCGAACATTTACCAAACTTAGAGAAATGATTGAAAACCACAAAGATTTAAAAATTAAAATTGAAAATATGGAGAAAAAATACGATGCTCAGTTCCAAATTGTATTTGAAGCTATAAAGAAATTAATTGAACCTGAAATAAAACCAAGAAGAAAAATAGGATTTTATGTGGCTGATGAAGAGATAAAAAACCTAAAAAATTTTAAAGGGGTTAAATTTTATGATAGATAG
- a CDS encoding alcohol dehydrogenase catalytic domain-containing protein, which produces MLCVTYDNKEKLKIIEAPIPQIKEDEALLKVDVCGVCGSDLVKIKKNLISEGTVLGHEVVGTIVEVGSHVRKWTSSQKVVVAHHVPCLNCYFCKSGNFSMCEQFKNTNLYPGGFSEFIKLSRAHLEQTTFLIPKSTVSDYEIALTEPLACCLRAVKRANISTSNSVLICGLGSIGIMLGKLCIEKGAQTFGIDILQKRITLAKEMTAIHDGYLANSPELKSWMLNKTEGRGVDIILLASGSENSLPTAINCIRPGGTIIVFSSVPREQGFFNNEIYYRELTIIGSYSPSPIALKEAHQLIITGKIKLRNLITDIIKLKDLPSQIDKCFKNESLKMMIEN; this is translated from the coding sequence ATGCTTTGTGTAACATACGACAACAAAGAAAAGTTAAAAATAATTGAAGCTCCAATTCCTCAAATAAAAGAAGATGAGGCCTTGTTAAAAGTAGATGTTTGTGGAGTTTGTGGTTCTGACTTAGTAAAAATTAAAAAAAATCTTATTTCAGAAGGTACAGTTTTAGGCCATGAAGTTGTTGGAACAATTGTTGAAGTAGGAAGCCATGTTAGAAAATGGACTTCTTCACAAAAAGTTGTAGTAGCTCATCATGTACCATGTTTAAATTGTTATTTTTGTAAAAGTGGAAATTTTTCAATGTGTGAGCAATTTAAAAACACTAATTTATATCCTGGTGGTTTCTCTGAGTTTATAAAATTATCCAGAGCACATCTTGAACAAACTACATTTCTTATTCCAAAAAGTACTGTTTCAGATTATGAGATTGCACTTACAGAACCACTGGCTTGTTGCTTACGTGCAGTAAAGAGAGCTAATATTTCTACAAGCAATTCAGTTTTAATTTGTGGACTAGGCTCTATAGGCATAATGTTAGGAAAACTATGTATTGAAAAAGGAGCTCAAACGTTTGGAATTGATATTTTACAAAAGAGAATTACATTAGCAAAAGAAATGACAGCAATCCATGATGGTTACTTGGCAAATTCACCTGAACTAAAAAGTTGGATGCTAAATAAAACTGAAGGAAGAGGAGTAGATATAATCCTCCTAGCTAGTGGCAGTGAAAATAGTTTACCTACAGCAATTAATTGCATTAGGCCAGGAGGAACAATCATTGTTTTTTCAAGTGTTCCAAGAGAACAAGGATTTTTCAACAACGAGATTTACTATCGTGAGCTTACAATAATTGGAAGTTATTCACCATCACCAATAGCCTTAAAAGAAGCACATCAGTTAATTATTACAGGAAAAATAAAGCTAAGAAATTTAATTACTGACATTATTAAATTAAAAGACTTGCCTTCACAAATTGATAAATGTTTTAAAAATGAGTCTTTAAAAATGATGATAGAAAATTAG
- a CDS encoding phosphodiester glycosidase family protein, translated as MKKLFFIFLLIGNLFFLPVQVLPDVDPPKYYFTKETKEYKPGIKRHLIRTITKKGPVVANVLEIDLSNENISVKVGLPDAKKIKAKETLLNIVKHEMAYLGINANYFDVKLGNPLGTLITEGTWLVGPVYDRVAIGFSKDKKAFVDQVMLVGNATTYRGFRRKPVTTFEIDGLNTPPHFYNKISLFTINWDEELVLPSSKTGVIVKNGCIKKIVNDRAEIPKKGYVLVSNANYVLNYLKRKDRLKIKWQSHPDWSNVVEAVSGGPYLIMNGEIYVDEINQKFKFAKKETYTARSAVGVDYNGKLYLIVVDSKDDNHSVGVTLQELAELLKKLNLKEAINLDGGGSSTLVVDGKIINKLSERHERKISSALLIFYHHF; from the coding sequence ATGAAAAAATTGTTTTTTATTTTTCTATTAATAGGTAATTTATTTTTTCTCCCTGTACAAGTCTTGCCAGATGTAGATCCCCCTAAATATTACTTTACTAAAGAAACAAAAGAATATAAGCCAGGAATAAAAAGACATTTAATTCGTACAATTACTAAGAAAGGTCCTGTTGTTGCAAATGTTTTAGAAATTGATTTATCAAATGAAAACATTTCAGTTAAAGTAGGCTTACCTGATGCAAAGAAGATTAAAGCAAAAGAAACTCTTTTAAATATTGTTAAACATGAAATGGCTTATCTTGGGATTAATGCAAATTATTTTGATGTAAAGCTAGGAAATCCACTTGGGACACTTATTACAGAAGGTACGTGGTTGGTTGGGCCTGTTTATGATAGAGTTGCTATTGGTTTTTCAAAAGATAAAAAAGCTTTTGTTGATCAAGTTATGCTTGTAGGAAATGCAACTACTTACAGGGGTTTTAGAAGAAAACCTGTAACCACTTTTGAGATTGATGGTTTAAATACTCCACCACATTTTTATAATAAAATTAGTTTATTTACCATTAATTGGGATGAAGAGTTGGTTTTACCTTCTTCTAAGACTGGTGTGATTGTAAAAAATGGTTGTATAAAAAAAATAGTTAATGATAGAGCAGAAATTCCAAAGAAGGGTTATGTACTTGTAAGTAATGCAAATTATGTTTTGAATTATCTAAAAAGGAAAGATCGTTTAAAAATTAAGTGGCAGAGTCACCCTGACTGGTCAAATGTAGTTGAAGCAGTTAGTGGTGGACCTTATTTAATAATGAACGGGGAGATCTATGTAGATGAAATTAACCAAAAGTTTAAGTTTGCAAAGAAAGAAACTTACACTGCACGAAGTGCTGTTGGTGTAGATTACAATGGTAAGCTTTACCTTATAGTTGTAGATAGCAAGGATGACAATCATTCTGTTGGTGTTACTTTACAAGAACTAGCAGAACTTTTAAAAAAACTAAATTTAAAAGAAGCAATTAACTTGGATGGTGGCGGGTCAAGTACTTTAGTAGTTGATGGGAAGATTATAAATAAGCTTAGTGAAAGACATGAAAGAAAAATTAGTAGTGCGTTACTAATTTTCTATCATCATTTTTAA
- a CDS encoding dihydroorotase, with protein MTKLLIKNGRYLNPKTNEDEHLDLLVQNGKVVELKKDIVSNGEAKVIDAKNYWVVPGLIDIHCHLRDPGQPEKETIETGTRAAARGGFTSICPMANTKPPIDSAALVEYVNKTNQESGSVNIFQVAAVSKGLMQEEITPFEELRKAGAVAFSDDGGKPIENLKLLRHALEYAQIINANIISHAEDSRLCSGGVVHEGYWSYKLGIPGIPSASEAACVAREIELVKQTKGKIHFAHISTKEAVELIRQAQEDRLNVTTEVTPHHLVLIDEDMQDYSPNKKMNPPLRSNSDKEALIKAVLDGVISVFATDHAPHTIEEKSSSLIEAPFGIIGFETALPLYLEVFYHSKLLSPLSFIKMLTLNPAKILNIPRGSISVNDVADITIIDPDFSWTYDVNNSFSRSRNSPFHNRKLKGKALFTIVSGEVVSKN; from the coding sequence ATGACAAAACTTCTAATTAAAAATGGCAGATACTTAAATCCAAAAACAAATGAAGATGAACATCTTGATTTATTAGTACAAAATGGAAAAGTTGTTGAGTTAAAGAAAGATATTGTATCTAATGGGGAAGCAAAAGTTATTGATGCAAAAAATTACTGGGTAGTACCTGGATTGATTGACATCCACTGTCACTTAAGAGATCCTGGTCAGCCAGAAAAAGAAACCATTGAGACAGGTACAAGAGCAGCAGCAAGAGGTGGTTTTACAAGCATTTGTCCTATGGCAAACACTAAACCACCAATTGATAGTGCAGCTCTTGTTGAGTATGTAAATAAAACAAACCAAGAATCTGGTTCAGTAAATATTTTTCAGGTTGCAGCAGTTAGCAAAGGTTTAATGCAAGAAGAAATCACACCTTTTGAAGAATTAAGAAAAGCTGGCGCAGTTGCATTTTCAGATGATGGTGGTAAACCAATTGAGAATTTAAAACTTTTAAGACATGCTCTAGAATATGCACAAATAATAAATGCAAACATTATTAGCCATGCAGAAGATTCAAGACTTTGCTCCGGTGGAGTTGTTCATGAAGGATATTGGTCATATAAACTTGGTATACCAGGGATACCAAGTGCTAGTGAAGCAGCATGTGTTGCTAGAGAAATAGAGCTTGTAAAACAAACAAAAGGGAAAATTCACTTTGCTCATATTAGTACAAAAGAAGCAGTTGAATTAATAAGACAAGCACAGGAAGATAGGCTAAATGTTACAACTGAAGTAACCCCACATCATTTAGTTTTAATTGATGAAGATATGCAAGACTATAGTCCAAATAAAAAAATGAATCCGCCTTTGCGATCAAATAGTGACAAGGAGGCTTTAATTAAAGCAGTTCTTGATGGTGTTATAAGTGTTTTTGCAACTGATCATGCACCTCATACTATTGAAGAAAAATCCAGCTCTCTTATAGAAGCCCCATTTGGAATTATTGGTTTTGAAACCGCATTGCCACTTTATTTGGAAGTTTTTTATCATAGTAAGTTGCTATCGCCACTAAGTTTTATAAAAATGCTTACACTAAACCCAGCGAAAATACTAAATATTCCAAGAGGTTCAATATCAGTTAATGATGTTGCAGATATTACAATTATTGATCCAGATTTTTCTTGGACTTATGATGTAAACAATTCTTTTTCTAGGTCTAGAAATTCACCTTTTCATAATAGGAAGTTAAAAGGTAAAGCACTTTTTACAATTGTTTCTGGTGAAGTTGTTTCTAAGAATTAA